A stretch of Rhododendron vialii isolate Sample 1 chromosome 4a, ASM3025357v1 DNA encodes these proteins:
- the LOC131321927 gene encoding equilibrative nucleotide transporter 3-like isoform X1, translating into MPLISENGDPNKLKGKYAAMLVCWLLGNGCLFSWNSMLKIEDYYATLFPRYHPSRVLSLVYQPFALGVLAILTYKEAKINTRRRNLFGYTLFFISSLLVLVLDLATSGKGGIGTYIGICFISGAFGVADAHVQGGMVGDLSYMLPEFIQSFLAGLAASGALTSGLRLITKAAFENSRDGLRKGAIPYHATCTLYDIPIQRQSWNPLKLANKRAFLAIYKILFFAISTFFELLCVLLYAFVFPKLPIVKYYRSKAASEGSKTVSADLAAGGIYAEPVQEAEEDPKRLERLSTKELLFKNMDYALDMFLIYALTLSIFPGFLSEDTGSHRWGGWYVLVLLAMYDAWDLIGRYIPLVKCMKLESRKGLTIAILSRFLLVPAFYFTVKYGDQGCMIMLTSFLGLTNGYLTVCVLTSAPKGYKGPEQNALGNILVLFLLGGIFAGVTLDWLWLIGKGW; encoded by the exons ATGCCTCTCATAAGTGAAAATGGGGATCCAAATAAGCTTAAG GGAAAGTATGCTGCAATGTTGGTTTGTTGGCTTCTCGGAAATGGGTGCCTTTTCTCGTGGAATAGTATGCTTAAGATTGAAGATTACTATGCTACCTTATTCCCA CGATACCACCCCTCAAGGGTCCTCTCTCTTGTATATCAACCGTTTGCACTTGGAGTGCTTGCAATCCTGACATACAAAGAGGCAAAAATCAATACTAGGCGAAGGAACCTATTTGGATATACCCTATTTTTCATAAGCTCTCTTTTGGTTCTTGTT TTGGATTTAGCTACATCTGGGAAAGGGGGAATTGGAACTTATATCGGAATATGTTTTATTAGCGGTGCTTTTGGAGTTGCGGATGCTCATGTTCAGGGTGGAATGGTTGGAGATCTCTCATACATGCTACCCGAGTTTATTCAA TCTTTCCTTGCTGGTTTGGCTGCATCCGGGGCTCTGACCTCTGGCCTGAGGTTGATTACAAAGGCAGCATTTGAGAATTCCAGGGATGGCCTGCGCAAGGGAGCTA TTCCCTATCATGCAACTTGTACTCTATATGACATCCCCATCCAAAGACAGAGTTGGAATCCGCTAAAATTAGCCAACAAAAGAGCTTTTCTAGCAATTTACAAAA TTTTATTCTTTGCTATCTCTACATTCTTTGAACTGCTCTGCGTTCTTCTCTATGCATTTGTATTTCCAAAGCTTCCAATTGTAAAGTATTACCGCTCAAAGGCAGCATCAGAAGGATCCAAAACTGTTTCAGCTGACCTTGCTGCTGGTGGCATTTATGCAGAACCAGTACAAGAA GCTGAGGAAGACCCTAAACGACTCGAGCGACTAAGCACCAAGGAATTGTTGTTTAAAAACATGGATTATGCACTTGACATGTTTCTAATTTATGCTCTGACATTGTCGATTTTCCCTGGATTTTTATCTGAAGATACTGGATCACATAGATGGGGCGGATG GTATGTACTTGTTCTGTTAGCAATGTATGACGCGTGGGATCTTATCGGGAGATACATACCACTTGTAAAATGCATGAAGTTGGAATCGCGGAAAGGACTTACTATTGCAATTCTTTCTCGCTTCCTTCTTGTCCCGGCCTTCTATTTCACAGTCAAATATGGCGACCAGGGTTGCATGATAATGCTTACATCCTTCTTGGGGTTAACTAATGGTTACCTCACTGTCTGTGTCCTGACTTCTGCTCCAAAAGGTTACAAG